Sequence from the Nocardia brasiliensis genome:
CCTGTTCCACGGTGGGCTCGGACTGCCGGTCTGGCTTTCGGTGTCGGTCGCCTACGTGTGCGCGTTCGGGTTGAGTTTCGTGCTCAACCGCACGTTCAACTTCCATTCGCACGCGCCGGTCGGCAAGCAAGCCGGGGTGTACGTGGTGGTCGTCGCGATCAACTACGCCGCGTTCATCCTCGGCGTCGGCAGCGGGCTCACCGCGCTCGGTGTCGACTATCACCTGGCTCGGCTGCTCGCCGGCGGCTGCGAGGCGGTCTACATGTACAGCGCGATGCGCTGGGTGGTGTTCCGGCGCGGCGCGAAACCGGAACTCACACCTCACTCGGTGTGAGGTTCCTGGCCGATCAGCGCCTCGGTGCGATCGCCGTCGACGACGATCGCGTCCTCGTCGGTGAGCGCCCAGTGTGCGATGCCTTGCGCGCGATAGGACTCGGCGAGCCGGTCGCACAGGCCGAGCGGATCGGTCGGCGAGGCGATATGCGGCACGATCCGCCGATCCACCAAACCCAGTCCGTCCCAGCGCGGTTCGATACCGCACGCGGGCTCGACCTCGGCGGGATCGTCCGAGGTTTCCAGCCCGTGCAGATCGGGGGTCAGTACACAGGCGCCCGCGCTGTAGCCCGCGTAGACGAACGCGTCGGCCGCCAGCAGCCGGGGGAGCACGACATCGGCTCCGCTGCGGGCGAATTGGGCGCGCAGCACGAAGGTATTGCCGCCGCGCACCCACAGCATCGGGAACTCGGCCAGCGTGCGCTCCAATTCCGCGGGGCGGCCGACGAAATCGCGCAGATCCACGGTCTCCACCTGGTACCCGAGCCTGCGCAGCGGGACGATATCGCTGATGATCGCCGACTCCCACAGCTCGGGCCAGGCGTCACAGGCATTGGGTATCAACGCGACTCGGCCCGGCGTGCCGACAAGCGCGGTGAGCCGGTCGTAGTGCGCGCCGAATCGGTAGCTGGACAGGAACAGACGCATCAGAGGGTGAACGCGAGATTCTCGACCAGCCGCCGACCGAGCTCCTGATCGCCGCTGATGGTGATCTCGTCCATGTGCCGGTCCGCGGTGCTCCGGCCACCACCGAGCCGGACGAAAGCGGCCGCGGGCAAATGGATGTCGACATTCGGCGTGCTGTCGAAGGCGTCGACGTAGTTCGCGCGCCCCGCCACCTCGATGTGCAGCGAGCGCGCCAGTGGACCGGTCAGTGAGAAGGTGATCCGCGAACCGTCCGGCGCGCCACCCTTTTTCACCACCACCCGCGGGATGCTGCCGAGGAATTCGGTGAAGGCCACCTCGCCGCGGCGGCCGCCCTCGTCCACCCGCACGCCAAGCGCGTCGGCGATGTCGAGTTCGTGCATCCAGCAGTCGAACAGCCGCACCCGCATGAACCGGCCGTAGCTGACCAGCCCGATCGGCGATGGGGTCTTGGCCTGCCATTCGTCCTCGCCGAGGGCGCCCAGTGCCGCCCGGCGTCGCCCGGTGACGTCGTGGAACATCTCCAGCAGTCGTTCGCCGGGCAGCGGCCGCAGCCGGTCCACCCAGATCTCGTTGAGCACCGCGGTCTCGTTGCGCACATGCGCCAGCGTGCGCACGTCGGTCTTGGGCGTCAGCGGGTCGTGCGCGGGCGGGCGTTCGCCGAGCAACCACGATTCGGTGCCGACGACGTGCGCGACCACGTCGAACACGCTCCAGCCGGGCAGCGCCGTCGGTGTCCGCCACTGGTTTTCGTCGAGGCCGGTGACCAACGCGGCGATGGCGTCCCACTGTTCGGACAGCAGTGTGGTCAGCTCGGCCCGGTCCAGGGTCGGATCGGTCATTCGGGCGCTCCTTCTGCCGGACGGTCCGCGTCCGGCTTGCTGGTCGATGCTTCGTCGCTGTCCAGTGCTGCTATCCCGGCCTTGATGGCGGCAGCGGTCGACCGCGCGTCGTGCGGTCTGCGCAGCAGGAAACCGGCGGCGAAGCGCAGCTTGTCGCCGTGACTGCGGGGGATCACGTGCAGGTGGACGTGCGGAACGGTCTGGAAGGCGGCGGTGCCGTCGTTGAGCACCAGGTTCGCGCCGTCGGCGGCGAGCGGGCTGCGCCGGACCGCCAGTGCGAGCCGATGCCCGGCCCGGAAGACTTGGGCGCCGAGTTCGGCGTCCAGATCCTTGAGCTCGGTGGCGTGCTGCTTGGGGATCACCAGGGTGTGCCCGCGCGCGATCGGCCGAATATCGAGAAAGGCGCAGAGCGAGTCGTCCTCGTACACCTTTGTTGCGGGGGCTTCGCCTGCCACGATGCGGCAGAAGACGCAGTCGGTCACAGGCTGGACCTTACGGCGTACGAGCGGCGCGGAACAGTCCGGCGCGAGAATCGATCATGATGCACGTCACTTCTCCGGGCTGACGACCCGTACCTGACCTGCTGCCGAACCTGTGGGTAAGTAATAGACCTGCACGTTCGCTCTTGTCGCGGACGGTAACGGCGGCCACCATCAGATCGTCGCTTGTCCGAACAACCATCGCAGAGGAGGTGACTCCGATGACGTTCGAAGTCTGGCGAATGGGCGCAATCCGGCGCCGGCGTGTGACGGGCGTCTCAGCGGTCCGCGCAACACGCCGGGTACAGTTGCGAGGATTTGGGCGACCTTACTCTGAAGTAACATCGTCCGGCCGTCCATCTGTTGCCTGCAAGCTCAGCACAAGAAGGAACTGACATAGTGGAGACAACGCAGAGCGTAGGCGAGCAGTCGCCGCGCGGCGCGCGTGTCGGAGTCGTTCGCGAGTCCAACGCGGGCGAACGACGTGTCGCATTGGTGCCGAAGATCATTCCGACCCTGCTGAAGCAGGGGGTGCAGGTGGTGGTCGAGTCCGGTGCCGGCCTCGGCGCGCTCATTCCCGACAGCGCCTATGAGGAAGTCGGTGCGACGATCGGCGACCCCTGGTCGGCCGAGGTGGTCGTGAAGGTCGCCCCGCCCAGCGACGCCGAGGTGGCGAAGCTGTCCGACGGGCAGACCCTGATCGGGTTCCTGGCCCCGCGCAACGCGGACAACCAGATCGGCAAGCTGAAAGCCGGTGGCGTGCAAGCGTTCGCGGTCGAGGCGATCCCGCGGATCTCGCGCGCGCAGGTGATGGACGCGCTGTCCTCGCAGGCCAACGTGGCCGGATACAAGGCCGTGCTGCTCGCGGCGTCGGAGTCGACGCGCTTCTTCCCGATGCTCACCACCGCGGCGGGCACCGTGAAGCCCGCGACGGTGCTGGTGCTCGGCGTCGGTGTCGCCGGTCTGCAGGCGCTGGCCACCGCCAAGCGGCTCGGCGGCCGGACCACCGGTTACGACGTGCGGCCCGAGGTCGCCGATCAGGTGCGCTCGGTCGGCGCGCAGTGGCTCGATCTCGGCATCGACGCCGCCGGTGAGGGCGGCTACGCCCGCGAGCTCACCGACGAGGAGAAGGCCAAGCAGCAGCAGGCGCTCGAAGACGCCATCAAGGGATTCGACGTGGTGATCACCACCGCGCTCGTACCCGGCCGTCCCGCACCGCGTCTGGTGACCGCCGCCGCCGTCGAGGGCATGAAGCCCGGCAGCGTGATCATCGACCTGGCGGGGGAGACCGGCGGCAACTGCGAGCTCACCGAGCCCGGCCAGACCGTGGTCAAGCACCAGGTCACCATCGCCTCGCCGTTGAACCTGCCCGCGACCATGCCCGAGCATGCCTCGGAGCTGTACTCGAAGAACATCGCGGCGCTGCTGGAACTGATGCTGAAAGACGGCGTGCTCGCACCCGATTTCGAGGATCAGGTGCTCGCGGACTCGTGTGTCACTCGTGAGAGGGAAGCCTGATGTACACCGAACTGCTCGCGAACATCGCGATCCTGGTGCTGTCCGGGTTCGTCGGTTTCGCCGTCATCTCGAAGGTCCCCAACACCCTGCACACCCCACTCATGTCCGGTACCAACGCCATTCACGGCATCGTCGTGCTCGGCGCGCTGGTCACCCTTGGCAACGTGCAGGACCCCTCGATCCTGACCCAGATCATCCTGTTCGTTGCCGTCGTCTTCGGAACCCTCAATGTCATCGGTGGTTTCGTGGTGACCGACCGGATGCTCGGCATGTTCAAGGGCAAGAAGGCGCCCGCGCCGGTTAAGGCGGAGAAGTGATGCATACCTTCGACAATGTGACCTATCTGGTCAACGGCCTCTACATCATCGCGTTCGGCATGTTCATCTACGGTCTGATGGGCCTGACCGGCCCGAAGACCGCGGTGCGCGGCAACCTGATCGCCGCGGTCGGCATGTTCATCGCCGTGGTCGCCACCCTGATCTCGGTGCGCCACACCAGCAATTGGATCCTGATCATCGCCGGACTGGTGGTCGGTATCGCGCTCGGCGTGCCGCCTGCGCAGTTCACCAAGATGACCGCCATGCCGCAACTGGTCGCCGCGTTCAACGGTGTCGGCGGCGGCACGGTCGCGCTCATCGCGTGGTCGGAATTCATCAACAGCCAAGGCTTTTCGCGCTTCGACGAAGAGCCGACGGTGCACATCGTGATCGGCTCGCTGTTCGCGGCGATCATCGGCTCGGTTTCGTTCTGGGGCTCGCTGATCGCCTTCGGCAAGCTGCAGGAGATCCTGCCTGGCCGCCCGATCAGTCTCGGCAAGCTCCAGCAGCCGCTGAATCTGTTGCTGCTCATCGGCGCCATCGCGGCGGCCGTGGTGATCGGCATCGGCGCCACCGGTGACGGTGTGTCGCAGCTGTGGATGATCGCGGTGCTGGTGCTGGCCGGGGTGCTCGGTCTCGCCGTGGTGCTGCCGATCGGCGGCGCGGACATGCCGGTGGTCATCTCGCTGCTCAACGCGTTGACCGGATTGTCGGCGGCCGCAGCGGGTTTGGCGCTGAACAACACCGCGATGATCGTGGCGGGCATGATCGTCGGCGCGTCCGGCACCATCCTGACCAACCTGATGGCCAAGGCCATGAACCGGTCCATCCCGGCCATCGTCGCCGGCGGATTCGGCGGTGGCGCAACGGCTCCCGGTGCCGGTGGCAACGGCGAGAACAAGCAGGCCAAGGCCACCTCCGCCGCGGACGCCGCGATCCAGATGGCCTACGCCAACCAGGTGATCGTGGTGCCCGGTTACGGCATGGCCGTCGCGCAGGCCCAGCATGCGGTCAAGGAAATGGCGGCGCTGCTCGAAGCCAAGGGCGTCGAGGTCAAATACGCCATCCACCCGGTCGCGGGCCGCATGCCGGGGCACATGAACGTGCTGCTGGCCGAGGCCGAGGTCTCCTACGACGCGCTCAAGGAGATGGACGACATCAACGGCGAATTCGGCCGCACCGATGTCGCCCTGGTGATCGGCGCCAACGACGTGACCAACCCCGCGGCCCGCGAGGACGCGAGCAGCCCGATCTACGGCATGCCCGTGCTCAATGTCGACCAAGCCAAGAGCGTCATCGTGCTCAAGCGTTCGATGAACTCCGGCTTCGCGGGCATCGACAACCCGCTGTTCTACGCTGACCACACCTCGATGCTGTTCGGCGATGCCAAGAAGTCCGTCGGTGCGGTCACCGAGGAACTCAAGGCGCTGTAGGGAACTCACGACAACGAACGGCCTCCTGCGTGCGCGGGAGGCCGTTCGTCGTTAAAACACTGGACAATCCGGACCCGCCGACCGGATCATGCTCTGAGTGTCCGCACGTAACGAGCCTCTTCGGTTGATCGACCCGAGTGTGCCCTCGGCCGATCCCGCCGAGCGGCTGCCGTGGACTGTCACCCTCGACTCCGCCGATTCGACGCGCGATGTGATCGACACCCTCGCGGTGAGTCCGTTCCTGCGCGGTACGCACCCGTATGCGCGCACCGCGCATCTCGAGCGGATCAAGCCCGACGCCCTGCTGCGGCCTGCGCACGGCCGGGTGGTGCGCGCGACCCGCGACGAGGACAGCGGCTCGGCGCTGGTGGTCGGGCCGGGGTGGTCGCTGCGCGCGGTCCGCTGGTCGGGTGGTTCGGCGACGGTCGAGGTCACCGCCGTCACCGAGGAACTCGCGACCACCGTGCTCGCCGAGGCCACCCGCGACGCGGTCGCCGAGCCGGAGATCGGCGAGACCATCGAGATGGGCTTCTGGCATATGCACAGCCACGGCCCGCAGCGGCGCGGGCGCACCATCACCGCCCCGGCGTGGCCGGAAATCCGTGGCAACTATGCCGCGGACGTGGCGGACGCGCTGGACCGGCTGATGGCGCTGACCGCGGCGCAGGTGCGTGGGCGCCTTGTGCTGCTGCACGGACCGCCGGGCACCGGCAAGACCACCGCGCTGCGCGCGCTCGCGCGCGCCTGGGGGCCGTGGTGTCAGTTCGACTGCGTGCTCGACCCGGAGGTGATGTTCGCCAAGCCGGGCTACCTGATGGACGTCGCGGCGGGCATCGACGGCGACGAGGGCGCCGAGCGCTGGCGCATGCTGGTGCTGGAGGATTGTGACGAGCTGATTCGTGGCGAGGCCAGAGAAACTGCGGGGCAAGGACTTTCGCGTCTGCTCAACCTGACCGACGGCATGTTCGGCCAGGGCCGCGCCGTGCTCGTCGCGATCACCACCAACGAGGATCTGACTCGGCTGCACCCTGCGGTGACCCGCCCCGGTCGCTGCCTGGCGCAACTGGAGATCGGGCGGCTCTCCCCGGCGGAGTCGGCGGCCTGGCTGGCCCGGCAGCGGCAGCAGGACGCCCCGCAGGAGGCGTCATGTCCGGACGGTGCGACGCTCGCGGAACTGGTCGCGTTGCGCGACGGCGACACCAAGATCCAGTCGGTGCCCGCGGACCCGGTGAACCCCGGTTTGTACC
This genomic interval carries:
- a CDS encoding Re/Si-specific NAD(P)(+) transhydrogenase subunit alpha produces the protein METTQSVGEQSPRGARVGVVRESNAGERRVALVPKIIPTLLKQGVQVVVESGAGLGALIPDSAYEEVGATIGDPWSAEVVVKVAPPSDAEVAKLSDGQTLIGFLAPRNADNQIGKLKAGGVQAFAVEAIPRISRAQVMDALSSQANVAGYKAVLLAASESTRFFPMLTTAAGTVKPATVLVLGVGVAGLQALATAKRLGGRTTGYDVRPEVADQVRSVGAQWLDLGIDAAGEGGYARELTDEEKAKQQQALEDAIKGFDVVITTALVPGRPAPRLVTAAAVEGMKPGSVIIDLAGETGGNCELTEPGQTVVKHQVTIASPLNLPATMPEHASELYSKNIAALLELMLKDGVLAPDFEDQVLADSCVTREREA
- a CDS encoding DUF5925 domain-containing protein; this translates as MIDPSVPSADPAERLPWTVTLDSADSTRDVIDTLAVSPFLRGTHPYARTAHLERIKPDALLRPAHGRVVRATRDEDSGSALVVGPGWSLRAVRWSGGSATVEVTAVTEELATTVLAEATRDAVAEPEIGETIEMGFWHMHSHGPQRRGRTITAPAWPEIRGNYAADVADALDRLMALTAAQVRGRLVLLHGPPGTGKTTALRALARAWGPWCQFDCVLDPEVMFAKPGYLMDVAAGIDGDEGAERWRMLVLEDCDELIRGEARETAGQGLSRLLNLTDGMFGQGRAVLVAITTNEDLTRLHPAVTRPGRCLAQLEIGRLSPAESAAWLARQRQQDAPQEASCPDGATLAELVALRDGDTKIQSVPADPVNPGLYL
- a CDS encoding maleylpyruvate isomerase family mycothiol-dependent enzyme, whose product is MTDPTLDRAELTTLLSEQWDAIAALVTGLDENQWRTPTALPGWSVFDVVAHVVGTESWLLGERPPAHDPLTPKTDVRTLAHVRNETAVLNEIWVDRLRPLPGERLLEMFHDVTGRRRAALGALGEDEWQAKTPSPIGLVSYGRFMRVRLFDCWMHELDIADALGVRVDEGGRRGEVAFTEFLGSIPRVVVKKGGAPDGSRITFSLTGPLARSLHIEVAGRANYVDAFDSTPNVDIHLPAAAFVRLGGGRSTADRHMDEITISGDQELGRRLVENLAFTL
- a CDS encoding NAD(P) transhydrogenase subunit alpha; its protein translation is MYTELLANIAILVLSGFVGFAVISKVPNTLHTPLMSGTNAIHGIVVLGALVTLGNVQDPSILTQIILFVAVVFGTLNVIGGFVVTDRMLGMFKGKKAPAPVKAEK
- a CDS encoding Type 1 glutamine amidotransferase-like domain-containing protein, with translation MRLFLSSYRFGAHYDRLTALVGTPGRVALIPNACDAWPELWESAIISDIVPLRRLGYQVETVDLRDFVGRPAELERTLAEFPMLWVRGGNTFVLRAQFARSGADVVLPRLLAADAFVYAGYSAGACVLTPDLHGLETSDDPAEVEPACGIEPRWDGLGLVDRRIVPHIASPTDPLGLCDRLAESYRAQGIAHWALTDEDAIVVDGDRTEALIGQEPHTE
- a CDS encoding HIT family protein codes for the protein MTDCVFCRIVAGEAPATKVYEDDSLCAFLDIRPIARGHTLVIPKQHATELKDLDAELGAQVFRAGHRLALAVRRSPLAADGANLVLNDGTAAFQTVPHVHLHVIPRSHGDKLRFAAGFLLRRPHDARSTAAAIKAGIAALDSDEASTSKPDADRPAEGAPE
- a CDS encoding GtrA family protein, which gives rise to MPDDHLLVTCRWHAGGVHEPAQTTDTVADRFTRWCEAVVARLPWGLHRLVAPTFLGFALINTGTFGVDLALLTLFHGGLGLPVWLSVSVAYVCAFGLSFVLNRTFNFHSHAPVGKQAGVYVVVVAINYAAFILGVGSGLTALGVDYHLARLLAGGCEAVYMYSAMRWVVFRRGAKPELTPHSV
- a CDS encoding NAD(P)(+) transhydrogenase (Re/Si-specific) subunit beta; its protein translation is MHTFDNVTYLVNGLYIIAFGMFIYGLMGLTGPKTAVRGNLIAAVGMFIAVVATLISVRHTSNWILIIAGLVVGIALGVPPAQFTKMTAMPQLVAAFNGVGGGTVALIAWSEFINSQGFSRFDEEPTVHIVIGSLFAAIIGSVSFWGSLIAFGKLQEILPGRPISLGKLQQPLNLLLLIGAIAAAVVIGIGATGDGVSQLWMIAVLVLAGVLGLAVVLPIGGADMPVVISLLNALTGLSAAAAGLALNNTAMIVAGMIVGASGTILTNLMAKAMNRSIPAIVAGGFGGGATAPGAGGNGENKQAKATSAADAAIQMAYANQVIVVPGYGMAVAQAQHAVKEMAALLEAKGVEVKYAIHPVAGRMPGHMNVLLAEAEVSYDALKEMDDINGEFGRTDVALVIGANDVTNPAAREDASSPIYGMPVLNVDQAKSVIVLKRSMNSGFAGIDNPLFYADHTSMLFGDAKKSVGAVTEELKAL